The DNA sequence ATACTAAAATCTTGAAAGAAGGAATAGCAGTATCAGGAAAAGCGCTTGCTATTACCAAATACAATCCCGATGGCAAAGAGATTGGGAATGCCTGGATGGATTATCTTTTCACGCCGGTTTTCAATGAAAAAGAGGAAATCGATGGGGTTGCTTTCTTTGGCTTTGAAGTATCCGAATTAGTAAAAGCGCAGCTGGCGACAAAAGATCTCATGCATCGAAAGGATGAATTTATGAGTATAGCCAGCCACGAGCTCAAGACACCGCTGACAAGTTTGAAGGGAATGCTACAGATCGCATCTCGGTATATCACGATGGAAAAACCCAAGGCTACTATCGAAGAATTCGTGGGTAGAAGCCTGAAACAAACGGATAAATTAACCTTCTTGATTAATGACTTGCTGGATGTGACTAAGATACACGCCGGTAAGCTCCAATTAAACTATAGCGAGTTTAATATTGCAGAAGTACTGGGTGATCTTGTTAGTGGTTTGCAAGCGGAAGATCAATCCCTTCATATTGAGGTAGATTCACCAGAAAATATTACGGTTACCGCAGATCAATTTCGTATTGAACAGGTGCTCAGTAATTTCCTCTCTAATGCGATCAAATATTCGCCAGATTCGAAAGAAGTGACTGTAAAACTTGTTCTTCAGGAAGAACATAGAGTGTATATATCCGTAATGGATAGTGGTATTGGAATTCCAAAAGACAAGCAAAGTTATGTTTTCGACCGATTCTTCCGCGCGGAAGAATCGAATAATTACTCCGGTCTGGGTCTTGGACTGTATATCTGTAAAGACATTATCGAACGCCATGGCGGAACTATCGGCTTAGATAGTGAAGAAGGGCAGGGCTCTACTTTCTGGTTTACTTTACCAGTAGCATAGCATTTTATTAGTATTACCTCGTTTCCCGGGCCTTAAGCTCCCAGCTTACCCGGGAAACGATATTTATGAGTTTCGCGTTCCGCTCTATTCGTTGTTAACAATCTATTAACAGTTCATTGGGAATTCGTTCACAAGTTGGTCGGTGATTATCATTTAAATTTACCACAACTAATACGAAATTATTGATTACCACCTAAAAGCAATGAACTCGCCTATGAAATAAGTTTACACCAACTAAATCGTTTTAACATTTTTATTGGAATAAAATACTTGCGCTTTGCGTCTAGCATTTCTAACCAGATTAAACCAATCAAATCCATAATGAATCAACTACACAATTTATTGCGTAGTCGGGGTAGACTGTACCCTAGACTACAGCTCAGCACGTTTTTAACGCTGCTCATGTTTTTTAGTGCATTCACGACTTCTTACGCGCAATCGCGTGCTATTACTGGTGTCGTTAGTAGTGCTACGGATCAAGCTCCATTGGTAGGAGTAACAGTTCGTGTGAAAGGTAGCGACACTGCTACCGTAACCGATGATAACGGAAACTTTTCCATTCAAGCATCCACTGGAGAAGTACTACAATTTAATTACATCGCTTTTCAGCCTCAAGAGGTAAAGGTAGGTAGTTCCTCACGTTTACAAGTCGTGATGCGTACCGACAACCGAAGCATGGATGAAGTCGTGGTGGTAGGATACGGTACAGCGCGTAAGAGTGAAATCACGGCTGCTTCTACTACTGTAAAGGCAGAGGACTTCCGTCAAAGTGCCGCACGTAATGCGATGGATTTACTGCAAGGTAAAGTGGCTGGTTTGCAAATTTCTCGAAGCGGAGGAAATCCAAATACCGGGGTAGGTATACAGCTCCGCGGTGCCACATCTGTTGAAGGTACTAATTCACCATTAATTGTTATTGACGGTATCCCAGGAGGTAATCTGGATCTCTTGCAGCAAGAAGATATTGAATCCATGACTGTGTTGAAAGATGGTTCTGCTGCCGCAATCTATGGTACACAGGCCAATGGTGGTGTAATCTTGGTGACCACCAAAAAAGGTGTATCTGGAAAAACTCGTTTTGATTATGCTACCTATGTGAGTAAAGATATCTTACAACGGGAGCCTAATTTTATGAATGCAGAACAATACCGTCAAAAAATTGCAGAAGGAATCATTCCTGCAAACCAGGACTTCGGCGCCAACGAGGATCCAATCGAGGAATTGGTGCGTAGAAACAATGTAAGTCAGTATCATACTTTGGCTATTTCTGGAGGTGGCGAGAACAATAGCTTTCGTGCAAGTACCTATTTCCGGGATCTACAGAGTATTGCGAAAGAAAATGGACGTCAAGAATATGGCGTTCGCGCAAACTTTAACGGTAGAGGTTTAGATAATAAACTAACCACGCAGGTTGATTTTGCCACAAATTTTGGAGATTTTAATTTGTTAGGAGGTGGTAGCACTAATGCCAATGATTTACGTGCTGGTGGCCCATGGCTATGGGCATACTCACGTAATCCGACCCTGCCATTAAAAAATGAAGATGGTACTTGGCGTTACGACCAAACATCTACCAACGAAGTAGCACGTTTATACGAGCAAACCAGCCGGCGTCAACAACAAACCACGACCATTTCTGGAACTATTGGCTATGAAATCATCCAAGATTTAAAATTTAATGTATTCGGATCCGTCCAGCGCAACGGATGGAATGATGGTGCTTATGCCACTTTAGCATCCGAGCCTTCCTTTAAGAATGAGCGCGGTTTATTGGGTAACGCTTATCAGGCTTCCAGATTAGAATTTAAATACGCAGTAGAGCCAACTATCTCGTTCAATCGCATGATC is a window from the Sphingobacterium sp. lm-10 genome containing:
- a CDS encoding SusC/RagA family TonB-linked outer membrane protein gives rise to the protein MNQLHNLLRSRGRLYPRLQLSTFLTLLMFFSAFTTSYAQSRAITGVVSSATDQAPLVGVTVRVKGSDTATVTDDNGNFSIQASTGEVLQFNYIAFQPQEVKVGSSSRLQVVMRTDNRSMDEVVVVGYGTARKSEITAASTTVKAEDFRQSAARNAMDLLQGKVAGLQISRSGGNPNTGVGIQLRGATSVEGTNSPLIVIDGIPGGNLDLLQQEDIESMTVLKDGSAAAIYGTQANGGVILVTTKKGVSGKTRFDYATYVSKDILQREPNFMNAEQYRQKIAEGIIPANQDFGANEDPIEELVRRNNVSQYHTLAISGGGENNSFRASTYFRDLQSIAKENGRQEYGVRANFNGRGLDNKLTTQVDFATNFGDFNLLGGGSTNANDLRAGGPWLWAYSRNPTLPLKNEDGTWRYDQTSTNEVARLYEQTSRRQQQTTTISGTIGYEIIQDLKFNVFGSVQRNGWNDGAYATLASEPSFKNERGLLGNAYQASRLEFKYAVEPTISFNRMINDVHSINAVAGYSYRYDVNQQFDARNIGFQNDIFQENNLNTGNGLIRGAASMGSFKNDNKVIGFLGRLIYSFDGKYSFQGTFRRDGSSRFGRNNKWGNFGALGAAWNISQEDFMQDYSWVNDLKLRASYGVTGNQDIPNYRSLVTLGPGNNYLYPDGEWRQTYGPERNPNPDLRWETKRETNIGVDFSFLQGRVGGAIDVYRRDTHDLLGTYTSQQPSLILDNIYTNVGTISSKGVELTLNLVPVRNEEVTWSVDIIGSSNRNRLTSFSNDIYKADSRTFGNIGGFGALGDAIRTFEGSRIGDFYGKRFAGFDETGNWLFLNKSGEVVPQAQLNQSTTDMVNTDLAILGNALPKYYLSFNSVVSYKNFDLRAFFRGRFDYDILNTLQMSYGNRVTLPANVLNDAFDRHAEQNGGYVYSDYYLESGSHFKLDEVTLGYTFKLNNERIRNLRVYATGTNLALFTKYTGNDPDYIKDTGLDPGIDNRGIFPNTRSFLFGLNIGF